In one Grus americana isolate bGruAme1 chromosome 1, bGruAme1.mat, whole genome shotgun sequence genomic region, the following are encoded:
- the NHS gene encoding actin remodeling regulator NHS isoform X2, with translation MPFAKRTVEPQRLCRRQPAASVLEESWGAEPPPPPRDPPPEEPGTAGEGAETAGGGEREAAAVLMVLDLCSVSNVALSRILRQLSDVARHACTLFQEVEADIQSTHRRVRALHGRIAGLQGAVRGLDPKQEAVPVSNLDAESKLSVYYRAPWHQQRNIFLPSTRPPCVEELHHHAKQHLRALRREHRSRGDNREQKAQGPIAVVAPPFPPFPAIRSQKRQAIKDRHLLPSHPPEDEDTDVMLGQRPKNPIHNIPSTLDKQTNWSKALPLPTPEEKMKQDAQVISSCIIPINVTGVGFDREASIRCSLVHSQSVLQRRRKLRRRKTISGIPRRVQQEIDSDESPVARERNVTVHANPDFSGSGSRRSGTRDSECQTEEILIAAPSRRRIRAQRGQSVVASLSHSAGNILVLADNGDAVFAAAVSNRIRSRSLPREGARASEGHQDAATKSAGYEAERFLAGQERIPKQGKEVLSKQGSQERQPIGLTCPQHLHSPEHSIGERGRSRLSRTADSGSCEISSNSDTFGSPIHSISTAGVLLSSHMDQKDDHQSSSGNWSGSSSTCPSQTSETIPPAASPPLTGSSHCDSELSLNTAPNANEDSSIFITEQFGDHVDKVRGHRASSFTSTVADLLDDPNNSNTSDSEWNYLHHHHDASCRQDFSPERPKADSLGCPSFTSMATYDSFLEKTPSDKADTSSHFSVDTEGYYTSMHFDCGLKGNKSYICNYAAAGSESGQTGSVTSSLPDCAWQECMSHRRQGRQSISLKKPKAKPAPPKRSSSLRKSEGSTDLPDKKEPKIGGGQHVSHTTREMKLPLEFSNTPSRVEGPNLPAKQELPWVNQGDGGLKDTPFDTADIPSFKDEGAEQPHYADLWLLNDLKSSDPYRSLSNSSTATGTTVIECIKSPESSESQTSQSGSRATTPSLPSVDNEFKLASPEKLAGLASPSSGYSSQSETPTSSFPTAFFSGPLSPGGSKRKPKVPERKSSLQQPLSKDGTASVSKDLELPIIPPTHLDLSALHNVLSKPFAHRHQLHALSHSKQSAVGEALHPSPPSALAITPSVLKSVHLRAVNKPEGGKQKGSAPDLLCIQETALMATDVSPGKMRPLLAKKPVSRQYSTEEAIMSYIDASPAEGGPGKPLLEKSSSFGGQNSCEREAVTSASVGLVDIKPVKDQTHLAAEHLPESALNQTCAISVDGFQKGSAVLTGDDEAKKPGRGAEMEHNLQQVQAQQELSAGGEGRLEAGPAGESPGQAEGAAIGDQLKHQPDVSHHMPGNIGYEAETAAVNSLGEASCKQENDIASGIPTKSASDDSRADETAGSTDEPSLKESSPSDESIVSPLSEELQADAEDVFVSPNKPRTTEDLFAVIHRSKRKVLGRKDSGDLSVRNRLRASSGTGSQLPASSTLPASNVPPASSVGAPISSQRSPGLIYRNAKKSNTSNEEFKLLLLKKGSRSDSSYRMSATEILKSPILPKSPGELTADAPQSLEESPPTTSPDALSPLSPCSPRVNTEGFSSKSFPMSASSRVGRSRAPPAASSSRYSVRCRLYNTPMQAISEGETENSDGSPHDDRSSQSST, from the exons CTGTCTCCAACCTGGATGCAGAGAGCAAACTGAGTGTCTATTACCGAGCACCTTGGCATCAGCAAAGAAACatcttcctcccctccaccaGACCTCCTTGTGTGGAGGAGCTGCACCACCACGCCAAGCAGCACCTGCGAGCCTTGCGCAGAG AACATCGAAGCCGAGGTGATAACAGAGAGCAAAAAGCCCAAGGCCCCATCGCTGTGGTGGctcccccttttcctcccttccccgcAATCCGCAGTCAAAAGAGACAAGCGATAAAGGACCGGCACTTGCTACCA TCCCATCCTCCAGAGGACGAAGATACAGATGTCATGTTAGGGCAGAGGCCGAAAAATCCAATACATAATATCCCTTCTACACTGGATAAACAAACCAATTGGAGTAAAGCACTACCTCTCCCAACtccagaggagaaaatgaaacaagatgCCCAAGTGATTTCTTCTTGCATTATCCCCATCAATGTCACTG GAGTTGGTTTTGACAGAGAGGCTAGTATACGCTGCTCTCTTGTTCATTCACAATCTGTACTACAGCGGAGACGAAagttgaggaggaggaaaaccatcTCTGGCATCCCCAGAAGAGTGCAACAAGAAATAG ATTCAGACGAGTCGCCGGTGGCGAGAGAGCGCAATGTGACTGTGCATGCAAACCCGGACTTCTCCGGCTCCGGCAGCAGGAGGTCGGGGACCCGGGACTCGGAGTGCCAGACGGAAGAAATCCTGATAGCCGCTCCCTCACGGCGGCGGATCCGCGCCCAGAGGGGACAGAGCGTCGTCGCCTCGCTCTCCCACTCTGCCGGCAACATCTTGGTGCTGGCGGACAACGGGGATGCTGTCTTCGCTGCCGCTGTCAGCAACCGCATCCGCTCGCGCAGCCTTCCTCGCGAGGGCGCCCGGGCCAGCGAGGGCCATCAGGATGCCGCCACCAAGAGTGCAGGGTACGAAGCAGAACGCTTCTTAGCCGGTCAGGAGAGGATCCCAAAACAGGGGAAGGAGGTTTTGAGCAAGCAGGGTTCACAAGAGCGCCAGCCCATCGGTTTAACTTGTCCTCAGCACCTGCACAGCCCTGAACACAGCATCGGCGAGAGGGGGAGGTCGCGGCTGTCAAGGACGGCCGATTCGGGCAGCTGTGAGATTTCGTCCAACTCGGACACCTTCGGGAGCCCCATTCACTCTATCTCCACAGCAGGCGTCCTGCTCAGCAGCCACATGGACCAGAAAGATGACCACCAGTCCTCCAGTGGCAACTGGAGTGGAAGCAGCTCCACATGTCCCTCCCAGACATCCGAAACCATTCCTCCTGCCGCCTCTCCTCCGCTGACTGGCTCTTCGCACTGTGACTCCGAGCTGTCGCTCAACACCGCTCCCAACGCCAACGAGGACTCCAGCATCTTCATCACAGAGCAGTTTGGTGACCACGTGGACAAGGTCAGGGGCCACAGGGCGAGCTCTTTTACCTCCACCGTGGCGGATTTACTGGATGACCCCAACAACAGCAACACGAGCGACAGCGAGTGGAACTACCTGCACCATCACCACGACGCCTCCTGTCGCCAAGACTTCAGCCCCGAGCGCCCGAAGGCGGACAGCCTGGGATGCCCCAGCTTCACCAGCATGGCCACCTACGACAGCttcctggaaaaaaccccctctgACAAGGCAGACACTAGCTCACACTTTTCCGTGGATACTGAAGGATACTATACCTCCATGCACTTTGACTGCGGACTCAAGGGTAATAAAAGCTATATTTGCAACTATGCAGCCGCAGGCTCTGAGAGCGGCCAGACCGGGAGCGTGACCTCCAGCCTGCCTGACTGCGCCTGGCAGGAGTGCATGAGCCACAGGAGGCAGGGACGGCAGAGCATCTCGCTGAAGAAACCAAAGGCAAAGCCAGCCCCACCAAAACGCAGCTCATCTTTGAGGAAATCGGAGGGCAGCACCGACCTTCCTGACAAGAAAGAACCAAAGATCGGCGGCGGGCAGCACGTCTCTCACACCACCAGGGAGATGAAGCTGCCCCTTGAGTTTTCAAACACACCTTCCCGAGTGGAAGGCCCCAACCTGCCGGCCAAGCAGGAGCTCCCCTGGGTGAACCAGGGCGATGGCGGGTTGAAGGACACTCCGTTTGACACCGCCGATATCCCCTCCTTTAAAGACGAAGGTGCTGAACAACCTCACTATGCAGACCTCTGGCTTCTGAACGACTTGAAGTCCAGCGATCCTTACAGGTCCTTGTCCAATTCGAGCACCGCTACGGGTACTACAGTCATAGAGTGCATCAAGTCACCGGAGAGCTCCGAATCCCAGACGTCCCAGTCTGGGTCACGAGCCAccaccccatccctcccctccgTGGATAATGAGTTTAAGCTGGCCTCCCCCGAGAAGCTGGCGGGGTTAGCCTCACCCTCCAGCGGGTACTCCAGCCAGTCGGAGACGCCCACCTCTTCTTTTCCGACCGCTTTCTTTTCGGGACCCTTGTCTCCAGGGGGGAGCAAGAGGAAGCCGAAAGTACCGGAGAGGAAGTCATCGCTGCAGCAGCCACTCTCGAAAGATGGCACCGCCTCGGTAAGCAAAGACCTCGAACTTCCGATTATACCTCCTACTCACCTCGACCTAAGTGCTCTTCACAACGTCTTGAGCAAGCCCTTCGCTCACAGGCACCAGCTGCATGCCCTCAGCCACAGCAAGCAGAGCGCGGTCGGGGAAGCCCTGcatcccagccctccctccgCCCTCGCCATCACGCCCTCCGTTCTCAAGTCTGTCCACCTCCGGGCAGTCAACAAGCCTGAAGGAGGGAAACAGAAGGGCAGCGCCCCAGACCTGCTCTGCATACAGGAAACTGCCCTGATGGCGACCGACGTTTCTCCAGGCAAAATGAGGCCGCTCTTAGCTAAGAAACCGGTATCGCGCCAGTACTCCACGGAGGAGGCCATAATGTCATACATTGATGCTTCCCCAGCAGAAGGGGGCCCTGGAAAGCCGCTTTTAGAGAAAAGCTCCTCTTTCGGTGGGCAGAATAGCTGCGAGCGAGAAGCTGTAACTTCAGCAAGCGTGGGTCTGGTTGACATCAAACCCGTGAAGGACCAAACACACCTGGCTGCTGAGCACTTGCCAGAAAGTGCTCTGAATCAGACGTGTGCCATCTCCGTGGACGGGTTTCAGAAGGGCTCGGCTGTCCTCACGGGTGATGACGAAGCAAAGAAACCTGGCCGTGGAGCAGAAATGGAGCACAACCTTCAGCAAGTGCAGGCTCAGCAAGAGCTGTCTGCAGGCGGCGAGGGGAGGCTGGAAGCTGGGCCTGCGGGTGAAAGCCCAGGTCAGGCTGAGGGAGCAGCCATCGGCGATCAGCTTAAGCACCAACCCGATGTAAGCCACCATATGCCTGGGAATATCGGCTACGAAGCAGAGACGGCAGCAGTGAACTCACTCGGTGAAGCGAGTTGCAAGCAGGAAAATGATATCGCATCAGGTATCCCAACCAAAAGTGCCTCTGATGACAGCAGGGCGGACGAGACAGCAGGCAGCACGGATGAGCCTTCGCTGAAAG AGTCTTCTCCAAGCGACGAGTCCATCGTGTCTCCGCTGAGTGAGGAGTTGCAGGCTGATGCTGAGGATGTCTTTGTGTCTCCAAACAAACCCCGCACTACCGAGGATCTGTTTGCAGTCATTCACAG ATCAAAAAGGAAAGTTCTTGGGAGAAAGGATTCTGGAGACCTTTCTGTAAGAAACAGATTGAGAGCTTCGTCTGGGACTGGCAGCCAGCTGCCCGCCAGCAGCACGCTGCCCGCCAGCAACGTGCCACCAGCCAGCAGCGTGGGTGCTCCCATAAGCAGTCAGAGGTCCCCTGGGCTCATATACAGGAATGCCAAAAAGTCCAACACCTCCAATGAGGAGTTTAAACTACTGCTCCTTAAAAAGGGCAGCCGATCCGATTCCAGCTACAGGATGTCCGCCACGGAAATTCTGAAAAGTCCTATTTTGCCCAAGTCTCCTGGAGAGCTGACGGCGGATGCCCCCCAAAGCCTAGAGGAGTCTCCCCCCACGACGAGCCCCGATGCGttgtcccctctctccccctgctcccccagggTCAACACAGAAGGATTCTCCTCCAAGAGCTTTCCCATGTCGGCGTCTTCGAGAGTGGGGCGCTCCCGGGCGCCTccggcagccagcagcagccggtACAGCGTGCGCTGCAGGCTGTACAACACGCCGATGCAGGCCATCTCCGAAGGAGAGACAGAGAACTCGGACGGCAGCCCCCACGACGATCGGTCTTCTCAGAGCTCAACGTAG
- the NHS gene encoding actin remodeling regulator NHS isoform X1 → MPFAKRTVEPQRLCRRQPAASVLEESWGAEPPPPPRDPPPEEPGTAGEGAETAGGGEREAAAVLMVLDLCSVSNVALSRILRQLSDVARHACTLFQEVEADIQSTHRRVRALHGRIAGLQGAVRGLDPKQEAVPVSNLDAESKLSVYYRAPWHQQRNIFLPSTRPPCVEELHHHAKQHLRALRREHRSRGDNREQKAQGPIAVVAPPFPPFPAIRSQKRQAIKDRHLLPFNSTRSPSPVECCHMTPWSRKSHPPEDEDTDVMLGQRPKNPIHNIPSTLDKQTNWSKALPLPTPEEKMKQDAQVISSCIIPINVTGVGFDREASIRCSLVHSQSVLQRRRKLRRRKTISGIPRRVQQEIDSDESPVARERNVTVHANPDFSGSGSRRSGTRDSECQTEEILIAAPSRRRIRAQRGQSVVASLSHSAGNILVLADNGDAVFAAAVSNRIRSRSLPREGARASEGHQDAATKSAGYEAERFLAGQERIPKQGKEVLSKQGSQERQPIGLTCPQHLHSPEHSIGERGRSRLSRTADSGSCEISSNSDTFGSPIHSISTAGVLLSSHMDQKDDHQSSSGNWSGSSSTCPSQTSETIPPAASPPLTGSSHCDSELSLNTAPNANEDSSIFITEQFGDHVDKVRGHRASSFTSTVADLLDDPNNSNTSDSEWNYLHHHHDASCRQDFSPERPKADSLGCPSFTSMATYDSFLEKTPSDKADTSSHFSVDTEGYYTSMHFDCGLKGNKSYICNYAAAGSESGQTGSVTSSLPDCAWQECMSHRRQGRQSISLKKPKAKPAPPKRSSSLRKSEGSTDLPDKKEPKIGGGQHVSHTTREMKLPLEFSNTPSRVEGPNLPAKQELPWVNQGDGGLKDTPFDTADIPSFKDEGAEQPHYADLWLLNDLKSSDPYRSLSNSSTATGTTVIECIKSPESSESQTSQSGSRATTPSLPSVDNEFKLASPEKLAGLASPSSGYSSQSETPTSSFPTAFFSGPLSPGGSKRKPKVPERKSSLQQPLSKDGTASVSKDLELPIIPPTHLDLSALHNVLSKPFAHRHQLHALSHSKQSAVGEALHPSPPSALAITPSVLKSVHLRAVNKPEGGKQKGSAPDLLCIQETALMATDVSPGKMRPLLAKKPVSRQYSTEEAIMSYIDASPAEGGPGKPLLEKSSSFGGQNSCEREAVTSASVGLVDIKPVKDQTHLAAEHLPESALNQTCAISVDGFQKGSAVLTGDDEAKKPGRGAEMEHNLQQVQAQQELSAGGEGRLEAGPAGESPGQAEGAAIGDQLKHQPDVSHHMPGNIGYEAETAAVNSLGEASCKQENDIASGIPTKSASDDSRADETAGSTDEPSLKESSPSDESIVSPLSEELQADAEDVFVSPNKPRTTEDLFAVIHRSKRKVLGRKDSGDLSVRNRLRASSGTGSQLPASSTLPASNVPPASSVGAPISSQRSPGLIYRNAKKSNTSNEEFKLLLLKKGSRSDSSYRMSATEILKSPILPKSPGELTADAPQSLEESPPTTSPDALSPLSPCSPRVNTEGFSSKSFPMSASSRVGRSRAPPAASSSRYSVRCRLYNTPMQAISEGETENSDGSPHDDRSSQSST, encoded by the exons CTGTCTCCAACCTGGATGCAGAGAGCAAACTGAGTGTCTATTACCGAGCACCTTGGCATCAGCAAAGAAACatcttcctcccctccaccaGACCTCCTTGTGTGGAGGAGCTGCACCACCACGCCAAGCAGCACCTGCGAGCCTTGCGCAGAG AACATCGAAGCCGAGGTGATAACAGAGAGCAAAAAGCCCAAGGCCCCATCGCTGTGGTGGctcccccttttcctcccttccccgcAATCCGCAGTCAAAAGAGACAAGCGATAAAGGACCGGCACTTGCTACCA TTTAACAGCACCCGTTCGCCCTCCCCAGTTGAGTGTTGCCACATGACCCCCTGGAGTAGAAAG TCCCATCCTCCAGAGGACGAAGATACAGATGTCATGTTAGGGCAGAGGCCGAAAAATCCAATACATAATATCCCTTCTACACTGGATAAACAAACCAATTGGAGTAAAGCACTACCTCTCCCAACtccagaggagaaaatgaaacaagatgCCCAAGTGATTTCTTCTTGCATTATCCCCATCAATGTCACTG GAGTTGGTTTTGACAGAGAGGCTAGTATACGCTGCTCTCTTGTTCATTCACAATCTGTACTACAGCGGAGACGAAagttgaggaggaggaaaaccatcTCTGGCATCCCCAGAAGAGTGCAACAAGAAATAG ATTCAGACGAGTCGCCGGTGGCGAGAGAGCGCAATGTGACTGTGCATGCAAACCCGGACTTCTCCGGCTCCGGCAGCAGGAGGTCGGGGACCCGGGACTCGGAGTGCCAGACGGAAGAAATCCTGATAGCCGCTCCCTCACGGCGGCGGATCCGCGCCCAGAGGGGACAGAGCGTCGTCGCCTCGCTCTCCCACTCTGCCGGCAACATCTTGGTGCTGGCGGACAACGGGGATGCTGTCTTCGCTGCCGCTGTCAGCAACCGCATCCGCTCGCGCAGCCTTCCTCGCGAGGGCGCCCGGGCCAGCGAGGGCCATCAGGATGCCGCCACCAAGAGTGCAGGGTACGAAGCAGAACGCTTCTTAGCCGGTCAGGAGAGGATCCCAAAACAGGGGAAGGAGGTTTTGAGCAAGCAGGGTTCACAAGAGCGCCAGCCCATCGGTTTAACTTGTCCTCAGCACCTGCACAGCCCTGAACACAGCATCGGCGAGAGGGGGAGGTCGCGGCTGTCAAGGACGGCCGATTCGGGCAGCTGTGAGATTTCGTCCAACTCGGACACCTTCGGGAGCCCCATTCACTCTATCTCCACAGCAGGCGTCCTGCTCAGCAGCCACATGGACCAGAAAGATGACCACCAGTCCTCCAGTGGCAACTGGAGTGGAAGCAGCTCCACATGTCCCTCCCAGACATCCGAAACCATTCCTCCTGCCGCCTCTCCTCCGCTGACTGGCTCTTCGCACTGTGACTCCGAGCTGTCGCTCAACACCGCTCCCAACGCCAACGAGGACTCCAGCATCTTCATCACAGAGCAGTTTGGTGACCACGTGGACAAGGTCAGGGGCCACAGGGCGAGCTCTTTTACCTCCACCGTGGCGGATTTACTGGATGACCCCAACAACAGCAACACGAGCGACAGCGAGTGGAACTACCTGCACCATCACCACGACGCCTCCTGTCGCCAAGACTTCAGCCCCGAGCGCCCGAAGGCGGACAGCCTGGGATGCCCCAGCTTCACCAGCATGGCCACCTACGACAGCttcctggaaaaaaccccctctgACAAGGCAGACACTAGCTCACACTTTTCCGTGGATACTGAAGGATACTATACCTCCATGCACTTTGACTGCGGACTCAAGGGTAATAAAAGCTATATTTGCAACTATGCAGCCGCAGGCTCTGAGAGCGGCCAGACCGGGAGCGTGACCTCCAGCCTGCCTGACTGCGCCTGGCAGGAGTGCATGAGCCACAGGAGGCAGGGACGGCAGAGCATCTCGCTGAAGAAACCAAAGGCAAAGCCAGCCCCACCAAAACGCAGCTCATCTTTGAGGAAATCGGAGGGCAGCACCGACCTTCCTGACAAGAAAGAACCAAAGATCGGCGGCGGGCAGCACGTCTCTCACACCACCAGGGAGATGAAGCTGCCCCTTGAGTTTTCAAACACACCTTCCCGAGTGGAAGGCCCCAACCTGCCGGCCAAGCAGGAGCTCCCCTGGGTGAACCAGGGCGATGGCGGGTTGAAGGACACTCCGTTTGACACCGCCGATATCCCCTCCTTTAAAGACGAAGGTGCTGAACAACCTCACTATGCAGACCTCTGGCTTCTGAACGACTTGAAGTCCAGCGATCCTTACAGGTCCTTGTCCAATTCGAGCACCGCTACGGGTACTACAGTCATAGAGTGCATCAAGTCACCGGAGAGCTCCGAATCCCAGACGTCCCAGTCTGGGTCACGAGCCAccaccccatccctcccctccgTGGATAATGAGTTTAAGCTGGCCTCCCCCGAGAAGCTGGCGGGGTTAGCCTCACCCTCCAGCGGGTACTCCAGCCAGTCGGAGACGCCCACCTCTTCTTTTCCGACCGCTTTCTTTTCGGGACCCTTGTCTCCAGGGGGGAGCAAGAGGAAGCCGAAAGTACCGGAGAGGAAGTCATCGCTGCAGCAGCCACTCTCGAAAGATGGCACCGCCTCGGTAAGCAAAGACCTCGAACTTCCGATTATACCTCCTACTCACCTCGACCTAAGTGCTCTTCACAACGTCTTGAGCAAGCCCTTCGCTCACAGGCACCAGCTGCATGCCCTCAGCCACAGCAAGCAGAGCGCGGTCGGGGAAGCCCTGcatcccagccctccctccgCCCTCGCCATCACGCCCTCCGTTCTCAAGTCTGTCCACCTCCGGGCAGTCAACAAGCCTGAAGGAGGGAAACAGAAGGGCAGCGCCCCAGACCTGCTCTGCATACAGGAAACTGCCCTGATGGCGACCGACGTTTCTCCAGGCAAAATGAGGCCGCTCTTAGCTAAGAAACCGGTATCGCGCCAGTACTCCACGGAGGAGGCCATAATGTCATACATTGATGCTTCCCCAGCAGAAGGGGGCCCTGGAAAGCCGCTTTTAGAGAAAAGCTCCTCTTTCGGTGGGCAGAATAGCTGCGAGCGAGAAGCTGTAACTTCAGCAAGCGTGGGTCTGGTTGACATCAAACCCGTGAAGGACCAAACACACCTGGCTGCTGAGCACTTGCCAGAAAGTGCTCTGAATCAGACGTGTGCCATCTCCGTGGACGGGTTTCAGAAGGGCTCGGCTGTCCTCACGGGTGATGACGAAGCAAAGAAACCTGGCCGTGGAGCAGAAATGGAGCACAACCTTCAGCAAGTGCAGGCTCAGCAAGAGCTGTCTGCAGGCGGCGAGGGGAGGCTGGAAGCTGGGCCTGCGGGTGAAAGCCCAGGTCAGGCTGAGGGAGCAGCCATCGGCGATCAGCTTAAGCACCAACCCGATGTAAGCCACCATATGCCTGGGAATATCGGCTACGAAGCAGAGACGGCAGCAGTGAACTCACTCGGTGAAGCGAGTTGCAAGCAGGAAAATGATATCGCATCAGGTATCCCAACCAAAAGTGCCTCTGATGACAGCAGGGCGGACGAGACAGCAGGCAGCACGGATGAGCCTTCGCTGAAAG AGTCTTCTCCAAGCGACGAGTCCATCGTGTCTCCGCTGAGTGAGGAGTTGCAGGCTGATGCTGAGGATGTCTTTGTGTCTCCAAACAAACCCCGCACTACCGAGGATCTGTTTGCAGTCATTCACAG ATCAAAAAGGAAAGTTCTTGGGAGAAAGGATTCTGGAGACCTTTCTGTAAGAAACAGATTGAGAGCTTCGTCTGGGACTGGCAGCCAGCTGCCCGCCAGCAGCACGCTGCCCGCCAGCAACGTGCCACCAGCCAGCAGCGTGGGTGCTCCCATAAGCAGTCAGAGGTCCCCTGGGCTCATATACAGGAATGCCAAAAAGTCCAACACCTCCAATGAGGAGTTTAAACTACTGCTCCTTAAAAAGGGCAGCCGATCCGATTCCAGCTACAGGATGTCCGCCACGGAAATTCTGAAAAGTCCTATTTTGCCCAAGTCTCCTGGAGAGCTGACGGCGGATGCCCCCCAAAGCCTAGAGGAGTCTCCCCCCACGACGAGCCCCGATGCGttgtcccctctctccccctgctcccccagggTCAACACAGAAGGATTCTCCTCCAAGAGCTTTCCCATGTCGGCGTCTTCGAGAGTGGGGCGCTCCCGGGCGCCTccggcagccagcagcagccggtACAGCGTGCGCTGCAGGCTGTACAACACGCCGATGCAGGCCATCTCCGAAGGAGAGACAGAGAACTCGGACGGCAGCCCCCACGACGATCGGTCTTCTCAGAGCTCAACGTAG